One Bacteroidota bacterium DNA window includes the following coding sequences:
- a CDS encoding acyl carrier protein, translating to MANTEEIKEVVLEYVIEEYLEDEDEELSYDSPLISGGIVDSFSMVSLKRFLEMKYKISIPDEKASPEAFDSVNKITKLIEEFIG from the coding sequence ATGGCAAACACAGAAGAAATTAAAGAAGTTGTATTAGAGTATGTTATTGAAGAATATCTTGAAGACGAAGACGAGGAGCTATCATACGATTCTCCACTTATTTCAGGTGGAATAGTCGATTCCTTTTCAATGGTTTCGCTCAAGAGATTTTTAGAAATGAAATATAAAATTTCTATTCCAGACGAAAAAGCAAGCCCAGAAGCATTCGACTCAGTCAATAAAATTACAAAATTGATTGAAGAGTTTATAGGATAA
- a CDS encoding S9 family peptidase — MKKLNIIAAILTIIFLSSCCETTENSQTNPKTNSPENILANNPNLDSDIMTPEVLWTFGRVNNVELSPDKKYILFAVKYYDKEKNKGQNDFYTIPAKGGEAKKITEFPAAKFSAKWRPDGNKIGFLCTKSGSVQLWEMKPDGTDIVQISEIEGGISGFKYSPANSKIIIAREVKLDKTVNDLYSDLPLANARLENDLMYRHWDTWHNFAYSHIFVADYKNGKISNLIDIMEGEKFDSPTKPWGGMEEITYSPDGKNIAYTCKKLKGKEYTLSTNTDIYIYNIETGKTSNLTEGMMGYDKVPLYSPDGKYLAWESMERDGYEADKNRLFIYDFTTKTKKYYLEDYDNNVGHITWSDDSKFIYFISGIKASEEIFRLNIENNEFFRITEGIHNYRTIAIGEDNTLIATKQSMSFPTEIFSYNTKDGKETQISFVNKPILDQLTMGEVTKRWIKTTDNKDMLTWVILPPHFDKTKKYPTLLYCQGGPQGTVSQFWSYRWNFQMMAANDYIIVAPNRRGLPSFGQEWNEQISGDYGGQNMKDYLSAIDELAKEPFVDETKLGAIGASYGGFSVFWLAGHHDKRFKAFISHDGMFNFEAQYLETEEMFFVNWDLGGAFWEKNNKIAQRSYANSPHKFVEKWDTPILIIHGEKDFRITYTQGMSAFNAAVLLDVPAEFLYFPEENHWVLSPQNGILWQRTFYNWLDRWLK; from the coding sequence ATGAAGAAACTGAATATTATTGCCGCAATTCTTACTATTATTTTTTTAAGCTCATGCTGCGAAACTACTGAAAACAGTCAAACAAACCCAAAAACCAATAGTCCTGAAAACATTTTGGCAAACAATCCGAATTTAGATTCGGATATTATGACACCAGAAGTTTTGTGGACATTTGGTAGAGTAAATAATGTTGAACTTTCGCCAGACAAAAAATACATTTTGTTCGCTGTGAAATATTACGACAAAGAAAAAAACAAGGGACAAAACGATTTTTATACAATTCCTGCCAAAGGTGGCGAAGCAAAAAAAATAACTGAATTCCCGGCAGCAAAATTCTCTGCCAAATGGAGACCAGATGGCAACAAAATTGGATTTCTATGCACAAAAAGTGGTAGTGTTCAGCTATGGGAAATGAAACCTGATGGAACAGACATAGTTCAAATTTCTGAAATTGAAGGAGGAATATCAGGATTTAAATACTCGCCGGCAAATTCAAAAATCATTATTGCTCGTGAAGTAAAATTAGATAAAACTGTAAACGATTTATACTCAGATTTGCCACTTGCAAATGCCCGATTAGAAAACGATTTGATGTATCGCCATTGGGATACATGGCATAATTTCGCCTACTCTCACATTTTCGTTGCTGATTATAAAAATGGAAAAATCTCCAATTTAATTGACATTATGGAAGGAGAAAAATTTGATTCTCCTACAAAACCATGGGGAGGAATGGAAGAAATTACCTACTCGCCAGACGGAAAAAATATTGCCTACACATGCAAAAAACTTAAAGGCAAAGAATATACACTTTCAACAAATACAGATATTTACATTTATAATATTGAAACCGGCAAAACTTCAAATCTAACTGAAGGAATGATGGGCTACGACAAAGTTCCACTTTATTCGCCAGACGGAAAATATCTAGCTTGGGAATCGATGGAAAGAGATGGATATGAAGCCGACAAAAACAGACTTTTCATTTACGATTTCACTACAAAAACTAAAAAATATTACTTAGAAGATTATGACAACAATGTAGGTCATATAACTTGGTCCGATGACAGTAAATTCATCTATTTCATATCTGGAATAAAAGCTAGCGAAGAAATTTTCAGACTGAATATTGAAAATAATGAATTCTTCCGAATAACAGAAGGTATCCACAATTACAGAACAATTGCAATTGGAGAGGACAACACATTGATAGCAACAAAACAGTCGATGTCTTTTCCTACCGAAATATTTTCTTACAATACTAAAGATGGAAAGGAAACTCAAATAAGTTTTGTGAACAAGCCAATTCTCGACCAGCTCACAATGGGCGAAGTAACAAAACGCTGGATAAAAACCACCGACAACAAAGACATGCTCACATGGGTAATTCTCCCGCCTCATTTCGACAAAACTAAAAAATATCCAACTCTGCTTTACTGCCAGGGAGGTCCTCAAGGAACCGTAAGTCAGTTTTGGAGCTACCGCTGGAATTTTCAAATGATGGCAGCAAACGATTATATTATTGTAGCACCAAATCGAAGAGGATTGCCATCATTTGGGCAAGAATGGAACGAGCAAATTAGCGGCGACTACGGCGGACAAAACATGAAAGATTATTTGTCGGCAATCGACGAACTTGCAAAAGAACCATTTGTTGATGAAACAAAACTTGGAGCAATAGGAGCCAGCTACGGCGGATTTTCAGTTTTTTGGCTGGCCGGACATCACGATAAACGATTTAAAGCCTTCATTTCGCACGACGGCATGTTTAATTTCGAAGCACAATATCTCGAAACCGAAGAAATGTTTTTCGTTAATTGGGACCTTGGCGGCGCATTCTGGGAAAAAAACAACAAAATTGCACAACGCTCTTATGCAAATTCACCTCATAAATTTGTCGAAAAATGGGACACGCCTATTTTAATAATTCATGGCGAAAAAGATTTTAGAATTACATATACACAAGGCATGAGTGCTTTTAATGCAGCCGTATTACTCGATGTTCCTGCAGAATTTCTTTATTTTCCTGAAGAAAACCATTGGGTGCTTTCGCCTCAAAATGGAATTCTTTGGCAACGAACATTTTATAATTGGCTTGATAGGTGGTTGAAATAG
- a CDS encoding response regulator, with amino-acid sequence MQVKETQFGNLTKINSFKVEIFKSKHEHVLAELSATEIDYMSNAAQMVILRDITEKEKKEQDVLKLSQAIEQSPNSVCITNTNGYIEYVNAEFINSTGYRKDEVIGKIANALDVKLLGKEKYVDIWRNLKNGKPWKGEIENKRKNGEIYWELASMSGLKNQEGKIINYICIFKDITENKKLEKILRENNEKISLILENSPMGIYHYDKDGNITMCNIAFSNLIGVSSKKIVGYNLLKQSENQEIIHAINKTKDGEQAIFENESQHPLSNKKLYVRNIYTPLFSHDNEFDGGICIYEDVSERVKSEKLGLEKETAIATSKSKSEFLARMSHEIRTPMNAIIGLSHLCLQTNLNVKQRDYVSKTHQSAKLLLGIINDILDFSKIEAGKLTIENTNFDLEFVMDTVSNLVSRNAQEKGLEFAISFNKDVPLKLIGDPLRIAQVLTNYCSNAVKFTEKGEVVLSADLIEQKNEKAKIKFSVKDTGIGISENEQKKLFKSFSQADQSTTRKYGGTGLGLAISKRLVELMNGEAGLESTNEQGSKFYFTIELGVQKEQKRIVHDPSIDLRGMNVLVCDDNATARNILTEALEKFSFNVTAVDSGEAAIKLLENQKDEPFELVLMDWVMPGMDGLEASKRIKEEKKIKTPIIIMVTAFGREEIAKQAQEIGINGFLVKPITHSFLFDTIIGIFGNQKKTIQNISEEYTKYTDELKKIKGANILLTEDNEINQQVAQELLTDVGFIVEIANDGKESVEMITSSGIPSKYDLVLMDLQMPVMDGFNATIEIRKRKEFDNLPIIAMTADAIVGVKEKCIEIGMQDFISKPIDPDYVFATLTNWIKPRELQNANNNNNITNIENKKEIEVQIPEIPGLNIHKPLQRMGNKKKLYLSILKKFYANNQKFCFELRKSVIEKDFETAYRQIHTLKGVSGSIGADTIHAKSIIVEQSIIDKDISKFETEIAIFEKELSELFNHISSKLEFETQTKNHSLNKELVKKIIPKLKQLLQEKNPKAKNLLKDLNAAGLSGDSFDELKNKITKYDFKNAILCLNKIEKHI; translated from the coding sequence ATGCAGGTTAAGGAAACTCAATTTGGCAACTTAACTAAAATAAATTCATTCAAAGTTGAGATTTTTAAATCAAAACACGAGCATGTACTAGCTGAACTTTCTGCAACTGAAATAGACTATATGAGTAATGCTGCTCAAATGGTGATTCTAAGAGATATAACTGAAAAGGAGAAAAAAGAACAAGATGTATTAAAACTGTCACAAGCTATAGAACAAAGCCCAAATTCTGTGTGCATCACAAATACCAATGGATATATTGAATATGTGAACGCAGAATTTATAAATTCTACAGGTTATAGAAAAGATGAAGTAATTGGGAAAATTGCAAACGCATTAGATGTAAAATTACTTGGAAAAGAAAAATACGTAGATATCTGGAGAAATTTAAAAAATGGCAAACCATGGAAAGGCGAAATTGAAAATAAAAGAAAAAACGGCGAAATATATTGGGAACTTGCTTCAATGTCCGGATTGAAAAATCAAGAAGGAAAAATAATAAATTATATTTGTATATTCAAAGACATTACTGAAAACAAAAAATTAGAAAAAATCCTTAGAGAGAATAATGAAAAAATATCCCTTATTCTTGAAAATTCTCCTATGGGTATCTACCATTATGACAAAGATGGAAATATTACAATGTGTAATATTGCATTCTCCAATTTGATTGGAGTAAGCTCAAAAAAAATAGTTGGATATAACCTGCTCAAACAAAGCGAAAATCAGGAAATCATCCATGCAATCAACAAAACCAAAGACGGTGAGCAAGCCATTTTTGAAAACGAATCTCAGCATCCTTTAAGCAATAAAAAACTATATGTTAGGAATATCTACACTCCTTTGTTTTCACACGATAATGAATTTGATGGAGGAATATGTATCTATGAAGATGTATCAGAAAGAGTTAAATCAGAAAAACTAGGTCTCGAAAAAGAGACTGCCATTGCAACCAGTAAATCTAAAAGTGAGTTTCTTGCCCGAATGAGTCATGAAATAAGAACTCCGATGAATGCAATTATTGGACTATCACACCTTTGCCTGCAAACAAACCTAAATGTAAAACAAAGAGATTATGTTTCAAAAACTCATCAGTCGGCAAAATTATTACTTGGAATAATCAATGACATTCTTGACTTCTCGAAAATTGAAGCAGGGAAATTAACTATTGAAAATACAAATTTCGATCTTGAATTTGTAATGGATACAGTTTCAAATCTTGTTTCCCGAAATGCTCAGGAAAAAGGACTTGAGTTTGCAATTAGCTTCAACAAAGATGTCCCACTTAAATTAATAGGCGATCCTTTAAGAATTGCACAAGTACTTACCAATTATTGCAGCAATGCTGTTAAATTTACCGAAAAAGGAGAAGTTGTTCTTTCCGCAGATTTGATTGAACAGAAAAATGAAAAAGCTAAAATCAAATTCTCAGTTAAAGATACAGGTATTGGAATTTCTGAAAATGAACAAAAAAAACTATTCAAATCATTTTCGCAAGCAGATCAATCCACAACACGAAAATATGGAGGAACAGGCCTAGGTTTAGCCATCAGCAAAAGATTAGTTGAACTAATGAATGGTGAAGCCGGACTTGAAAGTACTAATGAACAAGGAAGCAAATTCTATTTCACAATAGAATTAGGTGTGCAAAAAGAACAAAAACGTATAGTACATGATCCATCAATAGACCTACGAGGCATGAATGTGCTTGTTTGTGATGATAATGCTACTGCAAGAAATATTTTAACCGAAGCTCTCGAAAAATTTTCATTTAATGTTACTGCCGTCGATTCGGGTGAAGCAGCTATAAAATTACTTGAAAATCAAAAAGATGAACCATTCGAATTAGTGCTTATGGACTGGGTCATGCCGGGAATGGATGGGCTGGAAGCATCAAAAAGAATCAAAGAAGAAAAGAAAATAAAAACTCCAATAATCATCATGGTTACTGCATTCGGGCGTGAGGAAATAGCAAAACAGGCTCAGGAAATTGGAATAAATGGTTTTCTTGTCAAACCAATTACTCATTCTTTTCTTTTCGATACTATTATTGGAATCTTTGGCAATCAGAAAAAAACCATACAAAACATTTCTGAAGAATATACAAAATATACAGATGAACTTAAGAAAATTAAGGGAGCAAATATATTACTTACCGAAGATAACGAAATCAATCAGCAAGTAGCTCAAGAACTACTCACAGATGTAGGTTTTATTGTTGAAATTGCAAATGACGGAAAAGAATCGGTAGAAATGATTACATCATCAGGTATTCCAAGCAAATACGACCTTGTATTAATGGACCTTCAAATGCCAGTAATGGATGGTTTTAATGCTACCATTGAAATTAGAAAAAGGAAAGAATTCGACAATCTGCCAATAATTGCAATGACTGCTGATGCCATTGTTGGTGTAAAGGAAAAGTGTATTGAAATCGGCATGCAAGATTTTATCAGCAAACCTATTGATCCTGATTATGTTTTCGCAACTCTGACCAATTGGATCAAACCGAGAGAATTGCAGAATGCGAATAATAACAATAACATAACAAATATCGAAAACAAAAAAGAAATAGAAGTCCAAATACCCGAAATTCCAGGCTTAAACATCCATAAACCACTGCAAAGGATGGGTAACAAAAAGAAATTGTATTTAAGTATTCTAAAAAAGTTTTATGCAAACAACCAAAAGTTTTGTTTCGAACTCAGAAAATCAGTTATTGAAAAAGATTTTGAAACTGCTTATCGGCAAATACATACTTTGAAAGGTGTTAGTGGAAGTATAGGTGCAGATACTATTCATGCCAAATCAATTATAGTAGAACAAAGTATTATTGACAAAGATATTTCAAAATTTGAAACAGAAATTGCAATTTTTGAGAAAGAACTATCTGAATTATTTAATCATATTTCCTCTAAACTTGAATTTGAAACACAAACGAAAAACCATTCTTTAAATAAGGAGTTAGTTAAAAAAATCATTCCAAAACTGAAACAACTTTTACAAGAGAAAAATCCAAAAGCAAAAAACTTGCTTAAAGACTTGAATGCTGCCGGATTATCTGGCGATTCCTTTGACGAACTAAAAAACAAAATAACCAAATACGATTTTAAAAATGCCATTTTATGCCTCAATAAAATTGAAAAACATATTTAA
- a CDS encoding hybrid sensor histidine kinase/response regulator codes for MKTLYENTILIVDDSPEIIDIIVDILEDFNTKISISGEDALEIIFKDEPPDLILLDVIMPKMNGFEVCRQLRANPQTMEIPIIFLTIKTLKDDIVHGFEAGGQDYITKPFDGRELIERIKTHLELKAQREILRNVNVILEEKVLKRTEELKNALEKLDDANKELQGLDTAKNNFLMMISHEIRTPLNGIVGASSFLKDTLNEDSELSIFVDMLNISVERLEKFSTTALLITQLQAKYKFPRETINIAELAEYCIKYNEESSKEKNIGIVKNIDNYEINIEANKGLIEYAINSIINNSIKYSKEGDIVLLKIYTKGTEKIIEVNDNGRGFTQTAIENLFKPFSVGEPHYDDNVGLSLKAAKHIMEAHGGEIKAKNFLQSGASVSLIFK; via the coding sequence ATGAAGACATTATATGAAAATACAATCTTAATTGTAGATGATTCACCTGAGATTATTGATATTATAGTTGATATCCTTGAAGATTTTAACACAAAAATCTCTATCAGCGGCGAAGATGCCTTAGAGATTATTTTTAAAGACGAACCGCCAGACTTAATACTGTTAGACGTAATTATGCCAAAAATGAATGGTTTTGAAGTTTGCAGGCAACTCCGTGCCAACCCGCAGACTATGGAAATCCCAATCATATTCCTAACTATCAAAACCTTGAAAGATGATATTGTACATGGATTCGAAGCAGGTGGCCAAGATTATATCACAAAACCTTTTGATGGACGTGAATTAATTGAACGCATAAAAACTCATCTCGAACTAAAAGCTCAGAGAGAAATACTAAGAAATGTGAATGTTATTCTTGAAGAAAAAGTGCTGAAAAGAACAGAGGAGCTAAAAAATGCTTTAGAAAAACTTGATGATGCAAATAAGGAATTGCAAGGGCTCGATACTGCAAAAAATAACTTTCTAATGATGATAAGCCATGAAATAAGAACTCCACTAAATGGTATAGTTGGTGCCTCCAGTTTCCTAAAAGATACTCTCAATGAAGATTCGGAACTAAGCATTTTTGTCGATATGCTGAATATTTCAGTAGAAAGACTTGAAAAATTCTCAACAACTGCATTGCTCATTACCCAGCTACAAGCCAAATATAAGTTCCCAAGAGAAACTATAAATATTGCTGAACTGGCAGAATACTGCATCAAATATAATGAAGAATCCTCCAAAGAAAAAAATATTGGTATTGTTAAAAACATTGACAATTATGAAATAAATATAGAAGCAAATAAAGGACTCATAGAATATGCAATAAATAGCATCATAAATAACTCTATCAAGTATTCAAAAGAAGGAGATATTGTTCTGCTCAAAATCTATACTAAAGGAACTGAAAAAATTATTGAAGTTAATGACAATGGTAGAGGATTCACTCAAACAGCCATCGAGAACCTATTCAAACCATTTAGCGTAGGCGAACCACATTACGATGATAATGTAGGCTTAAGTTTGAAAGCTGCCAAACATATTATGGAAGCTCATGGAGGAGAAATTAAGGCAAAAAATTTCTTGCAAAGTGGCGCAAGTGTCAGCTTAATATTTAAATGA
- a CDS encoding response regulator — protein MKNLYDNTILIVDDTPENIDILVELLEDFNTKIAICGEDALEAAFEDPTPDIALLDIMMPGMDGYEVCRRLRANEKTKDIPVVFLTAKTQKQDIIKGFEAGGQDYLTKPFDSRELIERVKTQLELKEKTAFQIKAKNELAIQNQQITASIRYAHTLQSAFLPNNKKIEKYFDNYFILNKPKDIVSGDFYWLSHKNNNTYFSVSDCTGHGVPGALMSVLGITSLNEIINQYNDLSAAEILTHLRKIVISSLDQTNENNQTKDGIDMVVCKYNHETKVLQFAGANNPLYIIRNDELIVTKGDKMPVGIHANDKVDFTNNDFQMQKNDVIYMFSDGYVDQFGGEYNKKFKSKPFKNLLLEIHQKPMNQQKQILGQNIIDWMGNYEQIDDILVMGVKF, from the coding sequence ATGAAAAATTTATACGATAACACTATCTTAATTGTTGACGACACTCCTGAGAATATAGATATTTTGGTTGAACTACTCGAAGACTTTAACACAAAAATTGCCATATGTGGTGAAGATGCACTTGAAGCAGCTTTTGAAGATCCCACTCCTGATATTGCACTACTTGATATTATGATGCCGGGAATGGACGGCTACGAAGTTTGTCGCCGCCTTCGTGCAAACGAAAAAACCAAGGATATTCCGGTAGTATTTCTAACTGCAAAAACTCAGAAGCAGGATATAATAAAAGGCTTTGAAGCAGGAGGACAAGATTATTTAACTAAACCTTTCGATTCGCGGGAACTAATTGAAAGAGTAAAAACCCAACTTGAATTAAAAGAAAAAACAGCATTTCAGATAAAAGCAAAAAATGAACTTGCCATTCAAAATCAACAAATTACAGCAAGTATCAGATACGCACATACTCTTCAAAGTGCATTTCTGCCAAACAACAAAAAGATAGAAAAATACTTTGACAACTATTTTATTCTGAATAAACCAAAAGATATAGTAAGCGGCGATTTTTATTGGCTTTCGCATAAAAACAATAACACATATTTTTCGGTTTCAGATTGCACCGGACATGGAGTTCCCGGAGCACTGATGAGTGTCCTCGGGATTACTTCACTTAACGAAATTATTAATCAATATAATGATTTGTCGGCGGCAGAAATCCTTACTCACCTTAGAAAAATTGTAATATCATCATTAGATCAAACCAACGAGAACAACCAAACTAAAGATGGAATAGACATGGTAGTTTGCAAATACAATCATGAAACAAAAGTTTTACAATTTGCCGGTGCAAACAATCCATTATATATCATTAGAAATGATGAACTAATTGTAACTAAAGGAGACAAAATGCCTGTAGGAATTCATGCTAATGATAAAGTTGATTTTACAAATAATGATTTTCAGATGCAAAAAAATGATGTAATTTATATGTTTTCCGATGGATATGTTGACCAATTTGGAGGAGAATACAACAAAAAATTCAAATCCAAACCTTTTAAAAATCTTCTTCTCGAAATTCATCAAAAACCTATGAACCAACAAAAGCAAATATTGGGACAAAACATAATTGATTGGATGGGCAATTATGAACAAATTGATGATATTTTGGTTATGGGAGTTAAATTCTGA
- a CDS encoding holo-ACP synthase has product MILGIGTDIIEVERFKKQIEKVDGLLEKLFTENEIRYCQSKKFPEQHLAARFAAKESFFKAIGTGWRYGLQHNEIEITNDELGKPNIKITGKSKEICEKYNIKNINVSLSHLKEIVNAVVIIETN; this is encoded by the coding sequence TTGATTTTAGGCATCGGAACAGACATAATAGAAGTAGAACGGTTCAAAAAACAAATCGAAAAAGTTGATGGTTTGTTAGAAAAGCTTTTCACTGAAAACGAAATACGATATTGCCAGTCGAAAAAATTTCCCGAACAACATCTTGCTGCCAGATTTGCTGCAAAAGAATCGTTTTTCAAAGCAATTGGCACAGGTTGGCGCTATGGATTGCAGCACAACGAAATCGAAATCACTAATGATGAATTAGGCAAACCAAATATTAAAATCACAGGGAAATCTAAAGAAATTTGCGAAAAATACAACATAAAAAATATTAATGTATCTTTATCGCATTTAAAAGAAATAGTTAATGCAGTAGTAATAATTGAAACAAATTAA
- the acsA gene encoding acetate--CoA ligase — MSNIGSYDERIKNFDWSISEKELDYKDGDNINIGWYCSDRICEMGKANKLALKWEGLGGVEKEYTFNDIRLSSNTIGKFLQNLGINNGDRVCLFMDKIPDLYFGLLGVLKIGSIAQPLFSAFGDESLYVRLDNAKTTAILTQRKHVSKVRKILKDMPYLKHIIIVDHDGKKPLKEREIAFSVEEAEKVENLEIFPTKAESPSILHYTSGTTGQPKGVKHVHYSLISQYLTSKWVLDLQEDDIYWCTADPGWVTGTSYGIIGPWSLGITQCVLDTGFSAESWYAFIQKNKVTMWYSAPTAIRSLMKAGNDLIKNYDLSSLRHLASVGEPLNAEAVIWSEKVFGLAFYDTFWQTETGSMMVTNYPGMKVKPGSMGKPFPGIIAAVLDPKTFEPIHEANKPGLIAFKPGWPAMMRTYWENEETYKKKFENGWYLSGDRSTIDKDGYFWFVGRDDDVINTGGHLVSPFEVESALLEHEAVAESAVVAKPDDVNMEVVKAFVTLNSGFEASEELELKIMNFIRKKLSPLAMPQEIEYMDKLPKTRSGKIMRRMLHAKEWGEEIGDTSTLEDD; from the coding sequence ATGTCGAACATTGGGTCTTACGATGAAAGAATAAAAAACTTTGATTGGTCGATTTCTGAGAAAGAACTTGACTATAAAGATGGAGACAATATTAATATTGGATGGTATTGTTCCGATAGAATTTGCGAAATGGGAAAAGCCAATAAACTTGCCTTGAAGTGGGAAGGTCTTGGAGGTGTTGAGAAAGAATACACTTTCAACGATATTCGCCTTTCAAGTAATACAATCGGTAAATTTCTTCAAAATCTGGGGATAAACAATGGTGACAGAGTTTGCCTGTTTATGGATAAAATTCCTGATCTATATTTTGGACTTCTTGGAGTGCTAAAAATTGGTTCTATTGCACAACCTTTATTTTCAGCATTTGGAGACGAATCGTTATATGTAAGATTAGATAATGCAAAAACCACAGCAATTTTAACCCAAAGAAAACATGTTTCTAAGGTAAGAAAAATATTGAAAGATATGCCTTATTTGAAGCATATTATCATTGTAGATCACGATGGGAAAAAACCACTGAAAGAGCGAGAGATTGCATTTTCCGTAGAAGAAGCAGAAAAAGTAGAAAATCTTGAAATTTTTCCAACAAAAGCAGAATCTCCTTCAATTTTGCATTATACCTCAGGAACAACAGGTCAACCAAAGGGAGTAAAACATGTACATTATTCATTAATATCGCAGTACTTAACTTCAAAATGGGTTTTAGACCTTCAGGAAGACGATATTTATTGGTGTACTGCCGATCCGGGATGGGTTACAGGAACATCATACGGAATTATCGGACCATGGAGCCTCGGAATCACACAATGCGTTCTCGACACCGGTTTCTCGGCTGAATCATGGTATGCCTTCATCCAGAAAAACAAAGTAACTATGTGGTATTCTGCACCAACAGCCATTCGCTCGTTGATGAAAGCAGGAAACGATTTAATAAAAAATTATGACCTTTCATCTTTACGTCATTTGGCTAGCGTTGGCGAACCACTTAATGCAGAAGCAGTTATATGGTCGGAAAAAGTTTTCGGATTAGCATTTTACGATACTTTCTGGCAAACAGAAACCGGCTCGATGATGGTAACAAATTATCCGGGAATGAAAGTTAAACCAGGCTCAATGGGCAAACCTTTTCCGGGGATTATAGCAGCAGTACTCGATCCTAAAACTTTTGAACCAATTCACGAAGCAAACAAACCCGGGCTAATTGCGTTTAAACCAGGCTGGCCAGCAATGATGCGTACCTACTGGGAAAACGAAGAAACTTATAAGAAAAAGTTTGAAAATGGTTGGTATTTATCCGGCGATAGATCAACCATCGACAAAGATGGATATTTCTGGTTTGTTGGTCGCGACGACGATGTTATAAATACAGGTGGGCATCTTGTGAGTCCTTTCGAAGTAGAATCGGCTCTCTTGGAACACGAAGCAGTTGCAGAATCGGCAGTTGTAGCAAAACCAGATGATGTAAATATGGAAGTTGTGAAAGCCTTTGTAACCCTAAATTCCGGCTTTGAAGCTAGCGAAGAACTTGAACTGAAAATTATGAATTTCATTAGGAAAAAGCTCTCGCCACTGGCAATGCCACAAGAAATTGAATATATGGACAAATTGCCAAAAACCCGAAGTGGAAAAATTATGAGACGTATGCTTCACGCAAAAGAATGGGGCGAAGAAATTGGCGATACATCAACACTTGAAGATGATTAG